A region of Streptomyces sp. NBC_01788 DNA encodes the following proteins:
- a CDS encoding DUF4184 family protein encodes MPFTLSHAAAVLPAIRGDGTGRGRLVPSVLVAGSFAPDLIYYTAGVVPGAMEFGTVTHSFPGVFTLDVLVAWLLVGVWLLLREPLVALLPRARQGRTAALTRCGTPWTRPRPASVPWWYASAALGALTHVVWDAFTHHDRWGMRLFPVLGRQLAGTPVYWYLQYGSSAVAAVVIAGFLVHALRRTPAGEPVGVPELSVRDRRRAWAVIAVCAVAGAVQRTWHWWTGRGSTAALWELIPTLCFGAGAGLAVGLPLYALDVRLRRGARPAGAGGGGGGVRESVGSGRPSPEGVRAGASSGPDGGSGSSASAG; translated from the coding sequence TTGCCGTTCACTCTGAGCCATGCGGCGGCCGTACTGCCCGCGATACGCGGCGACGGAACGGGGCGGGGCCGGCTGGTCCCGTCGGTGCTCGTGGCGGGTTCCTTCGCGCCCGATCTGATCTATTACACGGCAGGGGTGGTGCCCGGTGCGATGGAGTTCGGCACGGTCACACACTCCTTCCCCGGGGTCTTCACGCTCGACGTGCTCGTCGCCTGGCTGCTGGTCGGGGTGTGGCTGCTGCTGCGTGAGCCGCTTGTCGCCCTGCTGCCGCGCGCCCGGCAGGGACGGACAGCGGCGCTGACACGGTGCGGCACCCCGTGGACACGACCGCGCCCGGCGTCGGTGCCGTGGTGGTACGCCTCCGCCGCGCTGGGCGCCTTGACACACGTGGTGTGGGACGCGTTCACCCACCACGACCGGTGGGGGATGCGGCTGTTCCCGGTGCTGGGCCGACAGTTGGCCGGGACGCCCGTCTACTGGTACCTGCAGTACGGCAGCTCGGCGGTGGCGGCCGTCGTGATCGCCGGGTTCCTGGTGCACGCGCTGCGGCGGACGCCGGCGGGTGAGCCGGTGGGGGTGCCCGAGTTGTCGGTACGGGACCGGCGGCGGGCCTGGGCCGTGATCGCGGTCTGCGCGGTCGCCGGTGCCGTGCAGCGGACCTGGCACTGGTGGACGGGCCGGGGGTCGACAGCCGCTCTCTGGGAGCTGATTCCGACCCTGTGCTTCGGCGCGGGCGCGGGGCTGGCCGTGGGCCTGCCCCTGTACGCCCTGGACGTCAGGCTCCGGCGCGGCGCCCGGCCTGCGGGTGCCGGTGGCGGGGGCGGCGGCGTGAGGGAGTCGGTCGGATCGGGCCGTCCCAGTCCCGAGGGCGTCCGTGCTGGGGCTTCTTCCGGTCCGGACGGTGGGAGTGGTTCTTCAGCCTCGGCAGGTTGA
- a CDS encoding class I SAM-dependent methyltransferase: MSTREPIIQEPAPSEQFEPAEPEATRREAGAVESSRANRGWWDRNADEYQIEHGTFLGDDRFVWGPEGLDETEAELLGNPEDLKDKDVLEIGAGAAQCSRWLAGLGARPVALDLSHRQLQHALRIGGAIPLVCADAGALPFADGSFDLACSAYGALPFVADPRAVLREVRRVLRPGGRFVFSVTHPIRWAFPDEPGPEGLSVSGSYFDRTPYVEQDEDGRAVYVEHHRTVGDRVRDVVASGLRLVDLVEPEWPAWNTSEWGGWSPLRGNLIPGTAIFVCVRD, from the coding sequence ATTAGTACGAGGGAGCCGATCATCCAAGAGCCAGCACCGTCCGAACAGTTCGAACCGGCCGAACCGGAGGCCACCCGGCGCGAGGCCGGCGCCGTGGAAAGCTCCAGGGCCAACCGGGGCTGGTGGGACCGCAACGCGGACGAGTACCAGATCGAGCACGGCACGTTCCTCGGCGACGACCGTTTCGTGTGGGGCCCGGAGGGCCTGGACGAGACCGAGGCGGAGCTGCTCGGCAACCCCGAGGACCTCAAGGACAAGGACGTCCTGGAGATCGGCGCGGGCGCGGCGCAGTGCTCGCGCTGGCTGGCCGGGCTGGGCGCGCGCCCGGTCGCCCTGGACCTGTCGCACCGCCAGCTCCAGCACGCGCTGCGCATCGGTGGCGCCATCCCCCTGGTGTGCGCCGACGCGGGCGCGCTGCCGTTCGCGGACGGCTCCTTCGACCTGGCGTGCTCGGCGTACGGGGCGCTGCCGTTCGTCGCCGACCCGCGCGCGGTGCTGCGGGAGGTGCGGCGGGTGCTGCGGCCGGGCGGGCGGTTCGTGTTCTCGGTGACGCACCCGATCCGCTGGGCGTTCCCGGACGAGCCCGGCCCGGAGGGGCTGTCGGTGTCCGGCTCCTACTTCGACCGCACGCCGTACGTCGAGCAGGACGAGGACGGCCGCGCGGTGTACGTCGAGCATCACCGGACCGTCGGGGACCGGGTCCGGGACGTGGTGGCGTCGGGCCTGCGGCTGGTGGACCTGGTCGAGCCGGAGTGGCCGGCCTGGAACACGTCCGAGTGGGGCGGCTGGTCGCCGCTGCGCGGGAATCTGATCCCCGGGACGGCGATCTTCGTCTGCGTGCGGGACTGA
- a CDS encoding lytic transglycosylase domain-containing protein, whose protein sequence is MAAHFGSRLRKGAATTAVAAAAVAALSASQAPGVVDEHGRQSTAEATPQPDDGTDGTDGIDGSATGDSPYFTDLPPLNSPSPAPVVGTPISKGPAEAGIPTTVLDAYKKAEAELRESKPGCNLPWQLLAAIGKVESGHARGGNVRADGTTVSPILGPRLDGNGFAHISDTDHGLYDGDSRYDRAVGPMQFIPSTWEWAGRDGNGDGKKDPNNVYDAALAAGHYLCRFGWDLSTAADLRSAILSYNNSTDYLNTVLTWLEFYRKGSHTVPDGTGPLPSHRSDRTPGANPGPMPQPSTPRATPSPGSSGKPAAPGRGGGSSTPSPSPSWPTPPTPPSKPTPPATPGTPSAPPTPTDTVHHLQDAGTDKLTAMAGDAFTEKISTRAVTGDGKAVGKVRIRFTITGDTDAAFTGGEKVATVATDASGVAVAPALLAGEETGDFTVRAAVVGRMLPGVDYTATVTERAADALTRTTDTELVCVPGGEFAGQVEVRATYKGAVADRVAATATLVKSADDPAQNNKGPYFKDADGKPVRTLKDLQTDASGLLKLPKLYADDTTGTFLLRITTAGGATLTVELKVAPADTPAEPSPSPSASS, encoded by the coding sequence ATGGCGGCGCATTTCGGCAGCAGGTTGCGCAAGGGAGCGGCAACCACGGCCGTGGCTGCGGCGGCGGTCGCGGCTCTGTCCGCCTCGCAGGCTCCCGGCGTCGTCGACGAACACGGCAGACAGTCCACCGCTGAGGCGACGCCCCAACCCGATGACGGCACCGACGGCACCGACGGCATCGACGGCAGCGCGACCGGCGACTCGCCGTACTTCACGGACCTGCCGCCCCTCAACAGCCCCAGCCCGGCGCCCGTCGTCGGCACGCCGATCTCCAAGGGCCCGGCCGAGGCCGGCATACCGACCACCGTGCTCGACGCCTACAAGAAGGCCGAGGCCGAACTGCGCGAGTCCAAGCCGGGCTGCAACCTGCCCTGGCAACTGCTGGCCGCCATAGGCAAGGTGGAGTCCGGACACGCCCGCGGCGGCAATGTCCGCGCCGACGGCACCACGGTGTCCCCGATCCTCGGCCCGCGCCTCGACGGCAACGGTTTCGCGCACATCAGCGACACCGACCATGGCCTGTACGACGGGGACAGCAGGTACGACCGCGCGGTCGGGCCCATGCAGTTCATCCCCTCCACCTGGGAGTGGGCGGGCCGCGACGGCAACGGCGACGGCAAGAAGGACCCCAACAACGTCTACGACGCCGCTCTCGCCGCCGGCCACTACCTGTGCCGCTTCGGCTGGGACCTGTCCACCGCCGCCGACCTGCGGAGCGCGATCCTCAGCTACAACAACTCGACGGACTATCTGAACACCGTCCTGACGTGGCTGGAGTTCTACCGCAAGGGCAGCCACACCGTCCCGGACGGGACCGGACCCCTGCCGTCCCACCGCAGCGACCGCACCCCCGGCGCGAACCCCGGGCCGATGCCGCAGCCGTCCACCCCGAGGGCGACCCCCTCGCCCGGCAGCTCCGGCAAGCCCGCCGCGCCCGGCAGGGGCGGTGGCTCCTCGACGCCGAGCCCGAGCCCTTCCTGGCCGACCCCGCCGACCCCGCCGTCCAAGCCCACCCCGCCGGCCACCCCGGGCACGCCCAGCGCGCCGCCCACCCCGACCGACACCGTGCATCACCTCCAGGACGCGGGCACGGACAAGCTCACCGCCATGGCGGGCGACGCGTTCACGGAGAAGATCAGCACCCGTGCCGTGACCGGGGACGGCAAGGCCGTCGGCAAGGTGCGGATCCGGTTCACGATCACCGGTGACACCGACGCCGCCTTCACCGGCGGCGAGAAGGTCGCCACCGTCGCCACCGACGCCTCCGGCGTGGCCGTTGCGCCGGCGCTCCTGGCAGGCGAGGAGACGGGCGACTTCACGGTCCGGGCCGCGGTCGTCGGCCGTATGCTCCCCGGCGTCGACTACACGGCCACGGTCACCGAGCGCGCCGCCGACGCCCTCACCCGCACCACCGACACCGAGCTGGTCTGCGTCCCGGGCGGCGAGTTCGCCGGCCAGGTCGAGGTCAGGGCCACCTACAAGGGCGCCGTCGCGGACCGGGTCGCGGCCACCGCCACCCTGGTCAAGTCGGCCGACGACCCCGCCCAGAACAACAAGGGTCCCTACTTCAAGGACGCCGACGGCAAGCCGGTCCGCACCCTGAAGGACCTCCAGACGGACGCGAGCGGCCTGCTGAAGCTGCCGAAGCTGTACGCGGACGACACCACCGGTACGTTCCTGCTGCGGATCACCACCGCGGGCGGCGCGACGCTGACCGTGGAGCTGAAGGTGGCGCCGGCCGACACCCCGGCCGAGCCGTCCCCCAGCCCTTCGGCATCCTCGTAG
- the hrpB gene encoding ATP-dependent helicase HrpB: protein MIRHDELGALPVRDALPALHEALDGHGTAVLVAPPGTGKTTLVPLALAGLLGEGPARRVVVAEPRRIAARAAARRMAWLLGEKVGGSVGYTVRGERVVGRHARVEVVTTGVLLQRLQRDQELAGIDVVVLDECHERHLDADTVAAFLWDVREALRPELRLVAASATTDARVWAELLGGAPVVEAHGVTHPVEVVWAPPSRPVRPPHGMRVDPALLTHVASVVRRALAERAGDVLCFLPGVGEIGRVAGLLGDLGDVEVLRVHGRAPADVQDAVLVPGRGRRVVLATSVAESSLTVPGVRVVVDSGLAREPRVDHARGLSALTTVRASRASGRQRAGRAGREAPGAVYRCWAEAEEARLPAFPAPEIKVADLTAFALQAACWGDPDASGLALPDPPPGGAMAAAREVLTVVGAVDSAGRATDRGRSLGRLGVHPRLGRALLDASAVGGAERVAEVVALLSEELPREYGDDLAAALRAARRGGDAYAPRWRTEVRRLRAAVSEVSDSPTRQQTARGAEPPSGAGSGGGRRPGDVGLAGRVAALAFPERVGRLDGGSYLMVSGTRAELADGSPLWGAPWVAVAVADRPVGRRHARVQLAAVVDEDVARLAAGALRTEADEVRWGDGDVVARRVERLGAVELAVRPLADAEPGLVRAALLDGLRQEGFGLLRWSVEAHMLRQRLTFLRRHLGEPWPDVSDDALHARVDEWLEPELGRARRRADLARIDAGQALTRLLPWASGDAARLDELAPERLTVPSGSRIRIDYTDPERPVLAVKLQEMFGLHDSPAVAGVPVLVHLLSPAGRPAAVTADLASFWRTGYRDVRAELRGRYPKHPWPEDPASAEPTRHTNARLKR, encoded by the coding sequence GTGATCCGTCACGACGAGCTGGGCGCGCTGCCGGTGCGCGACGCGCTGCCGGCCCTCCACGAGGCCCTGGACGGTCACGGGACCGCGGTCCTGGTGGCGCCGCCCGGCACCGGCAAGACCACGCTGGTGCCCCTCGCGCTGGCCGGGCTGCTGGGTGAGGGGCCCGCGCGGCGGGTGGTCGTGGCCGAGCCGCGGCGGATCGCGGCGCGCGCGGCGGCCCGGCGGATGGCGTGGCTGCTGGGCGAGAAGGTCGGCGGGAGCGTCGGCTACACCGTGCGCGGGGAGCGCGTCGTCGGGCGCCACGCGCGCGTGGAGGTCGTCACGACCGGTGTGCTGCTCCAGCGGTTGCAGCGGGACCAGGAGCTGGCCGGCATCGACGTGGTGGTGCTCGACGAGTGCCACGAGCGGCATCTGGACGCGGACACGGTGGCGGCGTTCCTGTGGGACGTGCGCGAGGCTCTGCGGCCGGAACTGCGGCTTGTGGCCGCCTCTGCCACGACGGACGCGCGCGTGTGGGCGGAGCTGCTGGGCGGGGCGCCGGTGGTCGAGGCACACGGTGTGACGCATCCGGTGGAGGTGGTGTGGGCGCCTCCCTCCCGGCCGGTGCGCCCGCCGCACGGGATGCGGGTGGACCCGGCGCTGCTGACGCATGTGGCGTCGGTGGTGCGGCGGGCGCTGGCCGAGCGCGCCGGGGACGTGCTGTGTTTCCTGCCCGGCGTGGGCGAGATCGGGCGGGTCGCGGGTCTGCTGGGTGATCTCGGAGACGTGGAGGTGCTCCGGGTGCACGGTCGGGCGCCGGCGGACGTGCAGGACGCGGTGCTGGTGCCGGGGCGGGGGCGCCGGGTGGTCCTCGCGACCTCGGTCGCCGAGTCGTCGCTGACGGTGCCCGGGGTGCGGGTGGTCGTCGACTCGGGGCTCGCGCGGGAGCCCCGCGTGGACCACGCGCGCGGGCTGAGTGCGCTGACGACGGTACGGGCCTCGCGGGCCTCCGGGCGGCAGCGGGCGGGCCGTGCGGGACGCGAGGCGCCGGGCGCGGTGTACCGGTGCTGGGCGGAGGCCGAGGAGGCGCGTCTGCCCGCGTTTCCCGCACCGGAGATCAAGGTGGCCGATCTGACGGCGTTCGCCCTCCAGGCGGCCTGCTGGGGCGATCCGGACGCCTCCGGGCTCGCGTTGCCCGACCCCCCGCCGGGCGGGGCGATGGCGGCGGCGCGGGAGGTGCTGACGGTCGTGGGCGCGGTGGACTCCGCCGGGCGCGCCACGGACCGCGGGCGCTCGCTGGGACGGCTGGGAGTGCATCCGCGGCTGGGACGGGCCTTGCTCGACGCCTCCGCCGTCGGCGGGGCCGAGCGGGTCGCGGAGGTCGTCGCACTGCTGAGCGAGGAGCTGCCGAGGGAGTACGGGGACGATCTCGCCGCGGCCCTGCGGGCTGCCCGGCGCGGCGGCGACGCGTACGCGCCACGCTGGCGAACGGAGGTCCGCCGACTGCGGGCCGCGGTGTCGGAAGTCTCCGACAGTCCCACCCGCCAACAAACGGCCCGCGGGGCGGAGCCGCCGTCCGGCGCCGGGAGCGGTGGCGGGCGTCGTCCTGGGGACGTGGGTCTCGCCGGCCGCGTTGCTGCTCTCGCCTTTCCGGAGCGGGTGGGCCGGCTCGACGGTGGCTCGTACCTGATGGTGTCCGGGACGCGGGCGGAGCTTGCGGACGGATCACCGCTGTGGGGCGCGCCCTGGGTCGCCGTGGCCGTGGCCGATCGGCCGGTGGGCAGGCGGCACGCGCGCGTGCAGCTCGCCGCGGTCGTCGACGAGGACGTCGCCCGGCTCGCGGCCGGGGCGCTTCGCACGGAAGCGGACGAGGTGCGCTGGGGCGACGGCGACGTCGTCGCGCGGCGGGTCGAGCGGCTGGGGGCCGTAGAGCTGGCTGTGCGGCCCCTGGCGGACGCCGAGCCCGGCCTCGTACGGGCGGCGCTGCTCGACGGGTTGCGGCAGGAGGGGTTCGGGCTGCTGCGCTGGTCGGTGGAGGCGCACATGCTGCGGCAGCGGCTCACGTTTCTGCGCCGGCACCTCGGGGAGCCCTGGCCCGACGTGTCCGACGACGCGCTGCACGCGCGCGTGGACGAGTGGCTGGAGCCGGAGCTCGGGCGGGCCCGGCGGCGCGCCGACCTGGCGCGGATCGACGCCGGGCAGGCACTGACCCGGCTGCTGCCCTGGGCCTCCGGTGACGCCGCGCGGCTGGACGAGCTGGCCCCGGAACGGCTCACCGTGCCCAGCGGATCAAGGATCCGGATCGATTACACGGATCCCGAACGGCCCGTGCTCGCCGTGAAGCTCCAGGAGATGTTCGGCCTGCACGACTCGCCCGCGGTCGCCGGGGTCCCGGTGCTGGTGCACCTCCTCTCCCCGGCCGGGCGTCCCGCCGCCGTGACCGCCGACCTCGCGTCCTTCTGGCGGACCGGCTACCGGGACGTGAGGGCGGAGCTGCGCGGGCGGTATCCGAAGCACCCCTGGCCCGAGGACCCGGCGTCCGCGGAGCCGACCCGGCACACCAACGCCCGGCTCAAACGCTGA